One region of Eupeodes corollae chromosome 1, idEupCoro1.1, whole genome shotgun sequence genomic DNA includes:
- the LOC129939537 gene encoding uncharacterized protein LOC129939537 produces MSKTTNKCQLQILLSLMEAQRDIACGFQKGSKEEVLLFWHAAENALNASGPPSKNISEWKKVWCDQKKYVRAKAATNLKARNGTGGGPNKEQKLSDYEQAVYDLIGMKESIEGVTAKTFGLETKKVNKENVQPPENEPVVEGYLQELVIEALYDEPESTPVNTTQRGYPRPSTSSTKKRTASEAFDEELNRVE; encoded by the exons at gtctaaaacaacaaacaagtgCCAGCTTCAAATTCTGTTGAGTTTGATGGAAGCCCAACGCGATATTGCTTGTGGCTTCCAGAAAGGAAGCAAGGAGGAGGTGTTACTGTTTTGGCATGCGGCTGAAAATGCTTTAAATGCATCTGGGCCACCAAGCAAAAACATATCGGAATggaaaaag GTGTGGTGTGACCAGAAAAAATATGTTAGAGCTAAGGCTGCTACAAACCTTAAGGCCAGAAATGGTACTGGCGGTGGGccaaacaaagaacaaaaactttCCGACTATGAACAGGCTGTCTACGACTTAATTGGGATGAAAGAGTCAATAGAAGGTGTAACAGCAAAAACTTTTGGCCTGGaaacaaaaaaggtaaacaaagaaaatgttcaacCTCCGGAAAACGAACCTGTAGTTGAAGGATACCTCCAGGAATTAGTTATTGAAGCCCTATATGACGAACCAGAATCAACACCAGTAAATACAACGCAAAGGGGTTACCCTCGTCCGAGTACAAGTAGTACAAAGAAAAGGACTGCCTCAGAAGCTTTTGATGAGGAACTTAACA gagTAGAATAG
- the LOC129939627 gene encoding probable serine/threonine-protein kinase DDB_G0282963 → MFELEDYSSGFHDGFLNKYADSSGPNLDFYISDSLQDMLDIDIRSEVATLVGGSNEFGSFGNDLPSSSSSFDQVDSISNDVASTSTHRIKNEPSWLREPTWSSSSDYYSDVGACVNPITVIPIISSMLYRSPKTTLNTNGLRNTSSPPGSPVENKSHLHFSPQQMRVSYLRPGAEQQKNKLEPNHQQQQQQQQQQPQQQQQQNQSNPNLNSNSNLNSNSNANPLNNVVVQRKNNAIDSIKKDLSSELRKSPTTSLINNNVVNSSSSSSSSSTITSSSSAAVSQQQTRPTATATSTSTSSTSISMTPLSTSSGGIINSNGIISTGTNTIKLAPGIGGLTFANSITYNKLKQQSTTTKTSSGALTANGNTIVLKRDRDSSPLHNMATLNGSTSFLGNQMSGKILARNVIHTKNISPASHMHSNNSSGSSSVASPLASMQPTLISVKPSKIKVEVESEFPKPAYSYSCLIAMALKNSRSGSLPVSEIYSFMCEHFPYFKTARSGWKNSVRHNLSMNKCFEKVEKPATNGGQRKGCLWAMNPQKILKMDEEVQKWSRKDPMAIRNAMVFPHHLEALERGEMKHGSTGDSDAELDSQSEVEETSDSEELDQELDETIVETHEMYVEEDDDSGPQQHRDFDIEVEDFYDAIDMEDDKEAVRLQINADNIIEMTSSPTSSIDNDYNSPKRARLSVNYSIGPAGEVQQQFKQHSQQHQPQIIHQQHTQILTTNTSFQPQNRRKMQLVNRIA, encoded by the exons gaTTCGTCGGGTCCGAATTTGGACTTTTATATATCGGATTCACTGCAAGACATGCTAGACATTGATATCCGCAGTGAAGTTGCAACACTTGTAGGCGGTAGCAATGAATTTGGATCATTTGGAAATGATCTACcctcttcatcatcatcgttcgATCAAGTCGATTCAATTTCAAATGATGTCGCTTCCACATCAACACACAGAATTAAAAACGAACCCTCCTGGTTGCGAGAACCAACTTGGTCATCATCGAGTGACTACTATTCGGATGTTGGAGCTTGTGTTAATCCAATAACCGTTATACCAATTATCTCATCGATGTTATATAGATCACCAAAGACAACACTTAATACAAATGGTCTGCGTAATACATCATCACCGCCAGGTAGTCCGGTGGAGAATAAAAGTCATTTGCATTTTTCTCCTCAACAAATGAGAGTATCCTACCTTCGACCAGGTGCGGAACAGCAGAAGAATAAATTAGAACCAAAtcatcaacagcaacagcagcagcaacaacagcaaccacaacagcaacaacaacaaaatcaatcgAATCcgaatttgaattcaaattcaaatttaaattcaaactcaAATGCAAATCCTTTAAATAATGTAGTAGTTCAACGTAAAAACAATGCAATTGATTCAATTAAAAAGGATTTATCCTCGGAGCTGAGGAAATCACCAACAACAAGTCTGATTAATAATAATGTTGtaaattcatcatcatcatcatcatcatcgtccacTATTACCTCATCGTCTTCGGCTGCCGTGAGTCAACAACAAACAAGACCAACTGCCACGGCCACCTCGACTTCAACATCATCGACATCAATATCTATGACACCTCTGTCGACGTCTTCCGGGGGTATAATCAATTCAAATGGAATTATTTCGACCGGAACGAATACAATTAAGCTAGCACCTGGAATTGGTGGGCTCACATTCGCCAATAGCATAACTTATAACAAGTTGAAGCAACAATCGACAACAACTAAGACGTCGTCGGGAGCACTTACCGCAAATGGAAATACCATCGTCTTGAAAAGAGATCGTGATTCTAGTCCGCTGCACAATATGGCCACATTGAATGGCAGCACCTCATTTCTGGGCAATCAAATGTCCGGCAAAATTCTCGCCCGCAATGTCATTCATACTAAGAACATCTCGCCAGCCTCACACATGCATTCTAATAATTCGTCAGGAAGCTCATCTGTGGCATCACCCTTGGCAAGTATGCAACCAACCCTCATCAGTGTGAAACCGAGTAAGATCAAGGTAGAGGTTGAGTCTGAGTTTCCCAAGCCAGCTTACTCGTATTCCTGCCTGATAGCAATGGCGCTGAAGAACTCACGAAGTGGTTCCCTGCCTGTCTCTGAAATCTACAGCTTTATGTGCGAGCATTTCCCGTATTTCAAGACCGCACGCAGTGGCTGGAAGAATAGCGTTCGTCATAATCTCTCAATGAACAAGTGTTTTGAGAAAGTCGAGAAACCAGCTACCAATGGCGGACAGCGCAAAGGGTGTCTGTGGGCAATGAACCCCCAAAAGATCTTGAAGATGGACGAAGAGGTCCAAAAATGGTCACGAAAAGATCCCATGGCCATCCGAAATGCTATGGTCTTTCCTCATCATTTGGAGGCACTCGAGCGAGGTGAAATGAAACATGGCAGCACCGGCGATAGTGATGCCGAACTTGATAGTCAGTCTGAGGTGGAGGAGACCAGTGATTCAGAGGAATTAGATCAGGAATTGGACGAAACGATTGTCGAAACTCATGAGATGTACGTAGAAGAGGATGATGACAGTGGTCCCCAACAGCATAGAGATTTCGATATTGAG GTTGAAGATTTTTATGATGCAATCGATATGGAGGACGACAAAGAAGCTGTTCGCCTGCAAATAAATGCCGATAATATCATTGAAATGACCTCATCCCCGACATCCTCAATCGACAACGATTACAATTCGCCAAAACGTGCACGTTTAAGTGTCAATTATTCGATAGGACCTGCTGGAGAAGTGCAACAACAATTCAAACAACATTCCCAGCAACATCAACCCCAAATCATTCACCAGCAGCACACACAAATATTGACTACAAACACCTCATTTCAACCTCAAAACCGAAGAAAAATGCAATTAGTCAATCGGATAGCATAG